A genomic window from Triplophysa dalaica isolate WHDGS20190420 chromosome 24, ASM1584641v1, whole genome shotgun sequence includes:
- the LOC130414232 gene encoding C-C motif chemokine 24-like, translating into MKTTCVYLLLGLVLMGIWDSEAESPGPPIPAICCFSFIGFSIPANKIKSAVKTNPYCVKEAVVSVTTERGNSFCVKPDEPWLQAIISNNKDS; encoded by the exons ATGAAGACAACTTGTGTGTATTTGCTCCTCGGGCTGGTGCTGATGGGGATCTGGGATTCTGAAGCTGAGT CTCCTGGGCCTCCAATCCCTGCTATCTGCTGCTTTTCCTTCATTGGGTTTTCAATTCCAgccaataaaattaaaagtgctGTGAAAACAAACCCATATTGTGTAAAAGAAGCTGTAGTGTCa GTCACAACTGAAAGGGGCAACAGCTTTTGTGTGAAACCAGACGAGCCTTGGTTGCAAGCAATAATAAGCAATAATAAAgattcataa